The genomic DNA ATTAAATGGATGGGATTTTAGTAAAATAAAATGTGAAACTGTAGGAGATACATGGGACTTTTATAGTGAGGTAAAAGAAAGGTGTAAACCATCACATATTTTACTTGATGTTGGTACAGGGGGAGGAGAAAATGTACTTAACATAGCATCATCAGCTAAATTGTTGATTGGAATTGATAATTCTAACGGCATGATTGCAACGGCACATTCTAACTTGAAAAAATCAGGTGTACAAAATGTTGAGTTTCTTCAAATGGGTTCTGAAGCTTTAACATTTCCACATGCACATTTTGATATTGCTTCAAGTTGTCATGCCCCGTTTCTGGCATCTGAGTTAGCGAAAGTAATGAAAAAGGGTGCCTTTTTCTTAACACAACAAGTAAGTGAGAATGATAAATTAAACCTGAAAGAAGCATTTGGTAGAGGGCAATGCTTAGGTGAACGGGATGGTACTTTAAAAGAAAAGTATATGAATGAACTTATTAGTGCAGGATTTGATCTCGTGCAAGTACGTGAATATGATGTTACTGATTATTACAGTAGGTCTGAAGATCTCATTTTCTTATTAAAACATACCCCTATTATTCCTAGATTCGGAGAACAGGAAGAGGATTTTACTATTTTACAAAAGTTCATTGATACGTATAGTTTTGAAAAAGGGATTCGTACTAATTCAAAAAGATTTATGATTATTGCTGTTAAATTATAATATATTTTAGTGTAAAAGCTGCTTTTCATTTAAAGAAAAGCAGCTTTTTGTGTGGAAAAGAATACAGGAAATACTTGAAAATAATAGAAATAAATAAAGTGTAAATTAAAAAATCAAAATATGGAGGATAAATGTTTTGAAACGTTACTATATTAGCAATGAAAAAATAAATGTACATATTACTGAATGGGGGAATAATGACAAGCCCGTTATCTTTTGTTTACATGGATTAGGTAGTACGAGTTTAAGTTTTATAGAAATTGCTGAGGAATTAAAAGAAGAGTATAGATTTATCTCCGTTGATGCACCTGGACATGGTAAAACACCCCCATTTGAAAGAACAGAAGATTATGAGATGCACAATTTAGCAAATTGGTTAAATGAAATAATAAATGAATTGAGAATCGAATACTTCTATTTTCTATCACATTCATGGGGAAGTTTTGTAGCGTTATTTTATTTGTTAAATCATCCAGAAAAAGTACAAGGAAGTATTCTTATTGATGGTGGATATCAAACAAAAAGGCTTAAAGAAGAAACGTTGGAAGATGAAATGGCTTATTATGAAAAGGACTTTGATGAATACGTTTTTAATAATTGGGACGAATTTTTCAAAAGTGAAAAAGCAGCTTATACTAGGTGGTCTTCATTGTTAGAAGTTGCTGTAAAGGATCTAGGGATCGAAATGGATAATAAAGTATGGTGGCATGCCAGGGGAAATACAGCTAGTAATATAATAAGAGGTATGCATAAAGATGAAACTATAGATATATATGAGAAGCTACCGGCTAATATTGTATTACTTCGAGCTACAGTCCCACAAGTTTGGGCGGATTATAGAGATAAGACAGTAAATGTTTTTAAAGAGAAAACGGACAGTATAGTAAAAGTAATTCCTGATACTACACATATGTTGCACTGGGATAAACCAGAAATTGTTATAGCAGAAATAAAAAATAATTGGAGCTAACATATTCATACTAAAGTTGTAGTTTCTACATGAAAAATCCATCCTTCCGTTTGATTTTATCTATTTATAAGTGTAATACAATACGAATAGATAATAAGAAACAAGGGGGAATGTAACGTGATTACACATATATTAGATATAAAATTACAAACGGTTTCCATAGAAGGGGTAAAACAAGTTTATAGGGACATATTATCTTTTCCAATAAAAAAAGAAACAGAATCATTTATTCAATTTAAAGTAACACCGTACACTACAATTAGTTTTCAAGAATTATATGAACCAATTGCACCTGCGCACTTTGCTTTTGAGATTCCATATTCAAAATTTCATGAAGTTGCAAGATGGCTTGAAAAGTCTGGATTACTCATTGTAAAATGGAAAGATGGTCATACAATTGATGAAGAGAGCGGCCGATTCAACTTATATTTCAGAGATGGCGATGGAAATCTTCTCGAAATTATCGCGCATAGTTATGTTAAAGAAGATGTATTAGTACCACACTCACCTTTAAACATTTTATACGTAAGGGAAATTGGTCTTCCTGTTAAAAGTGTACCTGTTTTTACGGAATGGTTAAAATCAAATCTAAATATGAAAACGATGGAAGATGGGGATATTTTTAACTTTGTTATAGGTGGCACTGCATATATCGTCGCGACTTGGTGGCAGAGACCTTGGATTCCAATCGCAATGAAAGCTTTACCACCGAAAGTTCATGTTTCTTTCGGAACACCGGATTCAGCATTTTTACAGCACATCCAAAATAACTTTAAGAAAAATAATGTTCCCTTTGAATGTAAACATAATGAAGTATCATTTATTGAGCAGGGATATTCATTTTCTATTGTGTATACACCAGAGTTTCATTCCAATATTCCTAAAGAACTAAACTTACCACTTTCTATTTAAGGATAGAAAGTGGTAAGTTTTTTATATCTTCGTGAAGAAGGTTTTCGTTATGATTAGAGTGAATGCAAAGAAAAGGATTAAGCGTTATTCAAACTTATTTTAAGGAGAGAAATGAAGTGAATCTAGGTAATCCAATTGCAAAAGGGAATACTGCAGAAATTTATTTAACTGATGATAAGGTTGTAAAATTATTTAAAGATTACCTCCCAGATACAGAGTCTATGAATGAAGCAAAAAAACAAAAATATGCTTATTCATGCGGGCTGCCAGTTCCAAACGTATTCGAAGTGACAAAGATACAAAATAGACAGGCAATTATTATGGAACATGTAAAAGGGGACAACATTGGTGATCTTCTGCTTAATAATTTAAATGAGGCAGAGCGTTATATCGGCCTTTGTGTTAATGAGCAAAAAAAGATCCATGCTATACATGTGAATACAGATGAAATGGAGTTAATGAGGGAAAGGTTAGAGCGTCAAATTAAATCTGTGCATAAATTGGATGAACGCAAAAAGAAGGATATATTACAAAAATTAGAATCTATTACATTTGATTTTAGGCTATGTCATGGAGATTTTCATCCATTTAATTTGATTTTGAGTAAGGAAGAGAAAGTGAAAGTTATAGATTGGGTAGATGCTAGTTCAGGTGATATTCGCGCAGATGTATTTCGAACATACTTGTTGTACTCACAATCTTCGGTAGAATTAGCTGAGATGTATTTACATATATATTGCAGTCGTACCGGCATATCAAGAGATGAAGTTTTTCAATGGGCTCCTATTATTATTGCAGCTAGATTTTCTGAAAAAGTATCACCGCAAAATGAAGTGTATTTGAAAAGATTATTGAATCAGTATTTATAAGTCATAAAAAAGGTTGTCAGCTAATTAATAAATGCTGTTGTTTAACCAAAGTTTCCTTGTAGTTAAACAACAGTATTCTTAAATATTGATATAGGTATTCTTATTTTCGATCTTCATCCTATAAAGGTTCATAATCCGTACTTGTTCCTCCGTTAATTCATCTTTATCCCAATACATATGCATTAAGCTATATTCAAAAATCTCCTTTAATTTAATAAATAACGGAAACTTGTCTTTCATCTCTTTTGGTAGCTCATTTTCCTCTTGGTAGCCTTCAAATAGTGCTTTTGTAATAGAATACTCATAGTCAACGATATTCCCATTTCCAGCAAATGAATATTCTATTGCACTATAAATAGGAACGGCTAAATCGAATATGTAAAAATGTTTTTCGCAGTCTTGAAAATCTATCATTGTTAAGTTTGAATTATTTTCGACTAAAATGTTTTCTAACCATAAATCTCCGTGTATTAAGCCGTAATTTGAAGGGGATTTTGGTAGCTCTTTTATGGAAGTTAAAACGTCAGATGCAATTTCTCTTATTGTATTTTCTTCTTTAGGGATATATTTAAGAAAATTATATTCTTCATTTTCATACCAATCGTTTATATGTTTTACTGGTTTAATCTTTTCAAAGCTTTTAGATATACGATGTAATTTTCCAATTTGTTTACCAAGTTTTTTAAATATATTAGAATTCCATTCAGACCTTGGTAAATGTATACCAGGAGCAGCTTTATATAATACAGCAAAAATCTCCTTGTCTAATGTGAATTTTTCTACAAAATTCCCTTGTAATGAAGGGATTATTGGTGGAACACCTAAACCATTTTGATATAAAAAATTTGTATATAAAACTTCCTCTATCTGTTCTTCATATGTTTTGTAGTTTGTAATTCTACTGAAGTATGTACCTTGTTCTGTAAGACATTCATACATCTCATTTGTTATTGGCTTAATGTTAATAAAATTCAACGGATACTGTTCATTTATGAATTGAAGTATTTCTTTTTCTAGCTTGTTCATTGAAACGTCCTTTCCAAACCTTAATTTTTTAACTTGGGAATTAAAAGAATTTTATTTTATAAAATTCGTGTTTAATTTTTGAAATCCTTTAAAATGAAATATGATGTAAATTGACCTTTAATAATTAGTAAGGTGTTGCCAACATACTCATTAACGCTAAATTGAAAAATGAATAGAAGGTATGACAAAATAAGATAGATGAAAAAATATAAAATTAATACTTATATATAGATTATAAAGACTTTAGAGAAAGGCTCATGTTATAAAACACAAGAAATATCAAAAGAAAGAAACGCACTTCTCCTATACTTTTAAATAAGGAGTGAAGGAAATGAATGAACATATACAGCAGATGATTAATTGGATTGAGAGCAATTTAAAAAAGAGATTTTCATTAGATGAATTATCTCGTTACATGGGGTATTCTCCTTATTATTGCTCTTTTAAATTTCATCAAGTAACGGGTTTCAGTATTAGACGTTATATTCTTCTTAGAAGGTTGTATTTATCTACGGAGGATTTAAAGAATGGTAGGAAGATAATTGAGGTCGCATTGGATTACGATTACTCTTCCCAAGAGGTTTATAGTAGAAGTTTTAAAAATGTTTTTGGAATGAATCCAAGAGAATACCAACTTAACAAAATGCCTATTCAATCATTTGTTAAACTAAATTTAAATAAAGAAGGGGCGTTTAATATGAATATTTCTAGAAAAATAGAGGTTGAGCAGTTACGAAATAGGAAGAGTGAGCTATTTGATAAAGAGGTACTTAACATATTAAATGGTCAAGTTATGTATGAAGAATTTAAAAACGAAAAGCTAATGGGTGATTCTGATTATGCACCATTTAATGAGGCAATGTGTGTGAACTCGGCTACTACTCAAGTTTTTAATGAAGAGTTTATTAAAACAAGAGCGAAAGGACATAACAGTTCAGTAGAAAGTTATATAAAAAAGGTTATAGATCCGTTAGAAAACCTTTTTACGAAAAAGTATAAATGTATTGTTCTATGGTTTGGTGAAGATATGTTTTGCCAAATGAACCTACTTACCATACTTTCTCACCTTGAACAGTCTGCTTATGAAGGGAAGGTATACTTAAATAGCTTTAGAGAGGATGAATTTAAAGTAAATCAAATTGAACTTGAATTGGGGAATTATTCTTCTATATACAATGAAGTATTAGTAAACCATAAAAAGACCTCTCATAAGGTACCACCTGTAATGTATCAGGCTATAGACTTATTTTTAGAAATGTTAACAGAAGATAATGCAGTAATGAAATTCATCTCTAAAAATAAAGATCTATCAACTCGTGAATTATTAATAAAGTTGTTTTATCTTTTTCCAACAATCGGATATGGAGATACTCAGTACATAGAGCTGATTAATAAAATAAAGAAGAAAGCTACACCAAAAATATAGGTGCAGCTTTCTTCTTATAATTGCTCAAGTAATTCTAATTCTTTTTCTACAAATAGCATTAGTTCTTTAATTGTTTCACCAGAAAAATCAAAACGAATACCGGCTGCATCATACACTTCTTTTATAGATTGCGAGCTTCCTAGTGATAATGCCTTTTTATAATTTTCTAGCGCTTGCTTAGGATCCTCTTTATATTGTTTATACATTTGTAATGCACCAAGTTGGGCGATCGCATATTCAATATAATAAAATGGTACTTCAAAAATATGGAGTACAGGTAACCAACTCGTTGCTATCCAGTTTTCGTAGCCATCAATATGTATGACGCTAGACTGATAATGTTTTTGAAGTTGTAAGTATTTTTCATTTCTTTCTTCAGAAGTATGACTTGGATTTTCATACAGCCAGTGTTGAAATTGATCGACAATAAGCATAATAGGTAAATATGAAATAACATCTTTAAAGAAATTAATTTTTGCTTGTTTTAAATCTTTTTTGTCTGTATAGAAGGTATCCCAATAATTAAGCGAGAATAACTCCATTGTCATACTGGCTAGCTCAGCTGTTTCAGCTGGAATTTCTATATACTGTCGTAATTTTAATGGTTTTATGAGTTCGTTATGAATACTATGACCCATTTCATGTATAAAAGTGACAATATCATCTTGTGTATAATTTAAGTTCATAAAAATATAAGATAATTGTGAAGTTGGTAAGTACTCACAAAAGCCACCAGCTGCTTTTCCTTTGCGGCTTGTTAAATCAAGACAATTGTGTTTATACATTCGGTTTAAAAGTGCTGAAAATTCAACATCTAGTTTATTAAAGATATGAGTGCTCTTTTCAATTAAATCATTTTCATTTGCAATAGGTTTAAGTACTTTTTGATCTGGAGTTACAGCTGATACATCCCACGGGCGAAGCGTATCAACTTGCAGTTTATCTTTTTTCTCTAGCAATATTTTATCTTTAAGAGGCACAACATACTTACGTATGGATTCAGCTAGTTCATAGCAATCTTTCGCTGAATAATCAAAACGCTCGTATTTTTTGAACATATAATCGCGATAATTCTCTAGTTGAATATTTTTTGCTTTTTGATGGCGAATTTCAATTAATTGATTTAATATGTTTTGGAGTTCTTTTTCAACAGATAAAAATTGTTCAGAAATAATGGTTTTTGCCTTTTTACGGGTGTCACGATTCGAATCTTGTAAATAGGATTGTAATTCTGTTATCGTTTTTTCTTCTCCGTCCCAAATTCCACTTAATCCTCCAGTGATTTCAAAGTACTCTGTGATTAATTTGTCTTCCTTTATTTCTAATTCGATATTTTCCTCACAAAATAACTTTTGAGCGTTTTTTATTTTTGTATCTAATAAACCATATACGTTAGAATCTAATTCCATTCGAAAAGGTGACTCTAAATATTTATTATCCAATAAATTTTGGTACCGCTTTAAAAGTGGCTTTACAAATTGTTGATCATGTTCAAAAGTATCCTTTATTTCTTCATCATCCGTATTACATTGAAAGGCGATGTAATGTGATCTTAATTGTTCTTCGATGTCCCAAATTACTTTTGACTGCTCTTTTAACCAATTTTCAAGGTCTAGTTTTGAAGAAATCATTTTATTTAATAAAGTCGAAAGAGTTTTTTCCAATTGTAGTACATTACTAATATCAATCGTATTTACACGTTGCATTATATATCCCTCACTTTTTATTTATTCATAGAGATATTCTATTTATTAATTGTAATTCCCTTGTTAAGTGGGGTAAATGTGAAATAATGTTAAATTTAAATAATTAAAGAAAGTATTTATATGTCAAAGTAAAAAGTTTATCGTAAATGAAAATATATGGAGGGGTGCTGCATGAGAAAGGGAAAGAAGTTACTTGTATTTTTATTTCCACTTGTTTTATCCCGCATTAACGGGCAGTAAGATCCCCACCTCAAAATTCAGCGAAAGAAGTTAGGTGGGGGGATCAACTGCCCGTAAAAGCCCGATTGGTTCAACTAATAATCATTGGGGATGAACAAAACCCCCAATGATTAAAGTTTCACTTTATTATGTGCCTGTGAGAATGAGATTGAAGATGCTAAAAGTGAAGAGTCTATAGTGATGGATATTGCTACAGCGCCGCGGTAAAGGAGGAATCTTTTTTTAGTGCTGCTATAAGAGATGAAAAAGAAAGAATATTAGATTTAGAGATTGCTGATAGCGAAGATAGTAACGAAATAAAAAATGATATTAATAAAAGATTGGTGATACAAGGTGTAACGTCTTATAAAATCAATATAACTCAAAGAAATAGAGAAGTTGTAAAGGCAGAGAGTAGATGGAATCAAGTTTTTGGACATATATTTGATGACGTATTCAGAAAAAATGGATATGAAGGGTTTGGTATTCAGCAAATAAATTATAAAAAGAATCAACCTGTTACCATTGATATAAAAACTAAGCTTAGCGATGATGAAGTAGGGGCGAGAGAACTTGGACAGAAAATAGAAAAAGAAGTTGAAGGGGTACTTAAAACAGAAGCAGTAAAGAAATGGATTGAAAATGATTCATATGCTATTGGGATTTACGATATAGATGATCGGAAAATTAACTAATTGAGGAATGAATGCTATATGAATAGAGAACCGATGTAATTAAATATAGAATTGCTGGAGGAGGTGTAATATGTATAAGTATTTACATATTTTAAATGACATAGAAAATATGATTCAAAATGGAGAAATAAAAGAAGGGAAGAAATTACCGTCTATACGGTCACTCGTTACGCAATATGAATGTAATAAGGCAACAGTTATACGTGCGCTTCATGAATTAGAAAAGCGTCACATTATATATTCTGTCCCTCAAAGTGGATACTACGTTGTTAAGAAATCTGGGAGTACCATAGAAAATAACGAGATAATTGATTTCGCTTCTTCAGCACCAGATCCAGATGTTTTCCCATATTTAGATTTTCAGCATTGCATTAATAAGGCTATTGATACTTATAAAAATGATTTGTTCGTATACGGAACACCGAAAGGGTTACCATCTTTAATTCCAGTCATTCAAAAACAGTTGGCAAATTATCAAGTGTTCACGAAAGAAGACAATATTTTTATAACGTCAGGTGTGCAGCAGGCGCTTGCTATATTAACTTCTATACCATTTCCGAATGGAAATGAAACTGTATTAATTGAACAGCCAACATATCATCTATATATTGATTATCTAGAAATAAATAAAGTTCCTGTAATCGGTATTAAACGTACGAATGAAGGTATCGATTTGAATGAATTGGAGCAAATATTTCAAACTGGAAAAATAAAATTCTTTTATACGATACCGAGATATCATCATCCGCTTGGAACTTCTTATTCTAAAGATGAGAAAGAAAAAATCGCACTATTGGCTAAGAAATACAATGTATTTATAGTGGAAGATGATTATTTAGCAGATTTAGAAACTGATTCAAAAGCAGATCCGTTATATAGCTTGGATAATTGTAGTCATGTCATATATTTGAAAAGTTATTCGAAGATTATTTTTCCTGGTTTACGGGTTGGAGTTGCAGTCATCCCACCATCCATTGCAAATGCTTTCTATACATACAAAAAGATACTAGATATTGATAGTCCGATGATTTCTCAAGCGGCTTTAGAAATTTATATAAAGAGCGGTATGTTTGAACGTCATAAAAGTAAAATTAATTCTTCCTACTACAATAGATCAATAAAACTAGCAGAAACATTAGAAAAAGTGCAAAATGAAGATCAATCATTATTTACATATAATAGACAAAACACATTTGGAATACACACTTGTTTAGAAATGCAGAAAAACACAGTTACAGAAACACTTATACAAAAATTAGGTGACATGCAAATAAGTGTCGATACTATTGATAAGAATTATATGAGGAATTTTCCTAAAGAAAAACTGTTAAAGTTAAATGTTTCGAATGTAAAAGAAGATAAGATTGAAGAAGGTATTCGTAAAGTAATTGAGGAAATCAACCAATCAAGACACTTGAATTTTCAGTTTAGAAAAGAATAATTTGAATTAGGAGGTTTGTTGTGAGGCGCCAAATAATTCTCTTGTTTGTGTGTGCCGCTATAATAATTGGAGCTATAGTTGTGACTAAATATTATAAAAAAGATGACCAATGCATCGCGGTTGGTAAGTATTCAAGAGGTATTATCGTAGATCAAAATAACGAACCTATATCTAATGTGAAAATATATGAAGATTCAATTGAAGAAAGTAAGGAACGCAGTATTTCAAATGCACAAGGTGAATTTGAAATACTAGATGGGGTTTGTGGTGAGATTGTTTTACAATTAGTTACTCCAGATGGAGAAATCTATACGAGAAAATATGATAGTAAGTATATACCACAAGTAATAGAACTGAGTTATAAAAAGTAAGGGGAATTACATGTAACCATTACAAGGAACTGAGTTTAATTAATATTTTTTAGAGCACTCAATAGCTGAGTGCTCTTTTTATTTATGACATAATTGTTTAAAATGGAAATAAACTACCAATTAATGATACTCTTAAAGTATAGCTTTTATTTTGAATAGGAGGGCGATGGAGTCTATGGGGGTACGTATAGTCGATGATTTACAGCAATTATCATTGTTACTTATGTTTTTAAGTACACTCATATTTTACAGATACTTAAAGAAGGTTAAACGAGAGAGAAAACTGACTGGCTTTGAATGGACAATGTATTTTGTCACTCAATTTGCTACATTAATTTGGGCAATTACTTATTTTATTAAACATTTAGCTGAATCATAAATACTAATCAATCTAGTTTACTGTTATCTATTTGGGATATAAATATAGTCCGTATCTAAATCAATGACAACATTGCTAGTGACGTCTTCTTGTAGTAACTTTGGATTTTTTTTGTAATAATATCGTACACAAAATAAGCGTAGCAGATCCTCATTAGATATCTCTTCATTTCTTACATTTAAATACATCGTTATTAATTCGTTAATAGAACAGTTACGGCCAATAACATACTCGTTTATTCTATATCCATCAAATTCAATTATCATGTTATCACTGTTGGGTGCTAGCCAACGTTATAGCTTTAATTTTGGATGAATCTATTATACATTGTTTGAAATTTAGTGAGAATATATTTTTATAAAGTGAGAGGATATGAATGGAACAGTATAAGTTAGTTTTAGAAGGTGCGAAACAACTTAAGTGGGAACCGGGTAAAATTAGATCCATACAGGACGATGAAATTATTGTTAAAACAATTGCAGGAGCTATAAGCATTGGGGCCGAGTTACCACAGTATAATGGATCCGATGTTACGGATACGAATCCTTTTTATCCAAGAAAAACTGGATATGAAAGTTATGGTGAAGTGATTGAAGTTGGTAATAAAGTAACACATGTAAACGTAGGCGATAAAGTAGTTTTTTTTTATGGACATGAAACAATAGGGATAGTTAAGGGGCATAAAGTAATTCGAGTGCCTAGTTCTATACAACCTAAAGTTGCTTTATTATCTATTCTTTCGTGTGATGCCGCTAAAGGAGTATTGAAACTAAACCCGCAACAGGATGAAAAAGTACTTATAACTGGAATGGGAGTTATTGGTTTACTCGCTTGTTATTTCTTAAAATACTATGTAGGCGTTGAGCACGTGGATGTTGTTGAGCCTAATAAAAATAGAAGAGATTTTGCAAAGAATTTTGGTGCGAAAAACATATATGATTCAGAAGAAAAAATAATAGAAACATATAATTATGGTTTCGAATGTTCTGCTACAAATAGTGGATTTCATGCATTTTAAAAAGCTCTTAAAACTAATGGACAAATATGTATACTTTCTGATGGTAATAATGAAATTATCGCATCAGACGGGATAAGCTCGTTTATACATGTTGAAGATGCTGCAAGAGCTACTATGCTAGCCCTTAATTGGCCTTCAGGAATCGTAAATATTGTAGATAATTATCCAGCAACTAGTAAAGAATGGTTACCAATATATGCAGCAGCGATAGGGGCACCTCAGCCTAAAGTTCAAGATGGGAAAAATAGTTGGGAAAGAGGAGCTTCCAATAATAAGGCACGTAAAGAGTATGGTTGGATACCTTTATTTCCATCATGGTCTGAAGGATTTAACAACTTAATAGGTAAGTAAAACACACCTTTAATGGGAATGATAGTAAAATACACCATTAAAGGATTGGGTAGTTATGAATATAATTTTGGAAAGTATTATATTAACTTTTACTGGAATAATTGTTTTGAAAATGACAGGTAGTACATCTGCCAGCCAAATGACAAGAGCTGAAATCATTATAGTTGTATCAATTGGCCGTATTATTGTAGAACCTGTATTAAGTAGAAAAGTAGTCCCATCTATATTTGCGGCTATCATATTTGCAAGCATATTACTTATCATTCATTTCTTTGAATTGAAATCAAGGAAGGTGGAACAATTCCTAAATGGAAGTAGCATTATAATTGTTGAAAACGGAGAGATTGTAAAAGAGAATTTGATGCAGGCAAAAATGTCGGAACAACAACTTTATATGCAATTAAGAGAAAAAGGGATTCATGACGTAAAGAGTTTACAGCAAGTTACAGCGGAACCGAATGGGCGTATTGGTTATCAATTAATAAAAGAAGCACAACCAATAACTTTAGAAATGTTAGAAAAAGTATTAGATCGGTACAATATAAAAAGATAATTTCTCATGAGAAACAGCCAATACTACCAAAAAAATATTGGCTGTTTTTTTATTTTCTATAAACGTAAGGATTAATAAAATAGGGTAGATTTTTAACCAATCTTTATATTAGATATGGGCTTATTATTATGCTATATTCAATGGAGCTACGATGACTAAGGTAAGTGGTATAAGTAGAAGAAAAAACTGTATAGCAAATACAAAAATGCTTTTAATTTGATACTAAAAATGGATTGAAAATAAGGAGATAGATACATAATGGAATTTTGGGAATCAAGTTTTATTGAAAAACAAACGATGTGGGGATTTGAACCTACAGAATCTGCAATTTGTACAAAAGATTTTTTCCTTGAAAAGAACGTT from Bacillus cereus G9842 includes the following:
- a CDS encoding class I SAM-dependent methyltransferase, with translation MNELEYKSFYDKVGRLNGWDFSKIKCETVGDTWDFYSEVKERCKPSHILLDVGTGGGENVLNIASSAKLLIGIDNSNGMIATAHSNLKKSGVQNVEFLQMGSEALTFPHAHFDIASSCHAPFLASELAKVMKKGAFFLTQQVSENDKLNLKEAFGRGQCLGERDGTLKEKYMNELISAGFDLVQVREYDVTDYYSRSEDLIFLLKHTPIIPRFGEQEEDFTILQKFIDTYSFEKGIRTNSKRFMIIAVKL
- a CDS encoding alpha/beta fold hydrolase, giving the protein MKRYYISNEKINVHITEWGNNDKPVIFCLHGLGSTSLSFIEIAEELKEEYRFISVDAPGHGKTPPFERTEDYEMHNLANWLNEIINELRIEYFYFLSHSWGSFVALFYLLNHPEKVQGSILIDGGYQTKRLKEETLEDEMAYYEKDFDEYVFNNWDEFFKSEKAAYTRWSSLLEVAVKDLGIEMDNKVWWHARGNTASNIIRGMHKDETIDIYEKLPANIVLLRATVPQVWADYRDKTVNVFKEKTDSIVKVIPDTTHMLHWDKPEIVIAEIKNNWS
- a CDS encoding VOC family protein, producing MITHILDIKLQTVSIEGVKQVYRDILSFPIKKETESFIQFKVTPYTTISFQELYEPIAPAHFAFEIPYSKFHEVARWLEKSGLLIVKWKDGHTIDEESGRFNLYFRDGDGNLLEIIAHSYVKEDVLVPHSPLNILYVREIGLPVKSVPVFTEWLKSNLNMKTMEDGDIFNFVIGGTAYIVATWWQRPWIPIAMKALPPKVHVSFGTPDSAFLQHIQNNFKKNNVPFECKHNEVSFIEQGYSFSIVYTPEFHSNIPKELNLPLSI
- a CDS encoding aminoglycoside phosphotransferase family protein, whose amino-acid sequence is MNLGNPIAKGNTAEIYLTDDKVVKLFKDYLPDTESMNEAKKQKYAYSCGLPVPNVFEVTKIQNRQAIIMEHVKGDNIGDLLLNNLNEAERYIGLCVNEQKKIHAIHVNTDEMELMRERLERQIKSVHKLDERKKKDILQKLESITFDFRLCHGDFHPFNLILSKEEKVKVIDWVDASSGDIRADVFRTYLLYSQSSVELAEMYLHIYCSRTGISRDEVFQWAPIIIAARFSEKVSPQNEVYLKRLLNQYL
- a CDS encoding phosphotransferase enzyme family protein → MNKLEKEILQFINEQYPLNFINIKPITNEMYECLTEQGTYFSRITNYKTYEEQIEEVLYTNFLYQNGLGVPPIIPSLQGNFVEKFTLDKEIFAVLYKAAPGIHLPRSEWNSNIFKKLGKQIGKLHRISKSFEKIKPVKHINDWYENEEYNFLKYIPKEENTIREIASDVLTSIKELPKSPSNYGLIHGDLWLENILVENNSNLTMIDFQDCEKHFYIFDLAVPIYSAIEYSFAGNGNIVDYEYSITKALFEGYQEENELPKEMKDKFPLFIKLKEIFEYSLMHMYWDKDELTEEQVRIMNLYRMKIENKNTYINI
- a CDS encoding helix-turn-helix domain-containing protein: MNEHIQQMINWIESNLKKRFSLDELSRYMGYSPYYCSFKFHQVTGFSIRRYILLRRLYLSTEDLKNGRKIIEVALDYDYSSQEVYSRSFKNVFGMNPREYQLNKMPIQSFVKLNLNKEGAFNMNISRKIEVEQLRNRKSELFDKEVLNILNGQVMYEEFKNEKLMGDSDYAPFNEAMCVNSATTQVFNEEFIKTRAKGHNSSVESYIKKVIDPLENLFTKKYKCIVLWFGEDMFCQMNLLTILSHLEQSAYEGKVYLNSFREDEFKVNQIELELGNYSSIYNEVLVNHKKTSHKVPPVMYQAIDLFLEMLTEDNAVMKFISKNKDLSTRELLIKLFYLFPTIGYGDTQYIELINKIKKKATPKI
- a CDS encoding M3 family oligoendopeptidase, whose amino-acid sequence is MQRVNTIDISNVLQLEKTLSTLLNKMISSKLDLENWLKEQSKVIWDIEEQLRSHYIAFQCNTDDEEIKDTFEHDQQFVKPLLKRYQNLLDNKYLESPFRMELDSNVYGLLDTKIKNAQKLFCEENIELEIKEDKLITEYFEITGGLSGIWDGEEKTITELQSYLQDSNRDTRKKAKTIISEQFLSVEKELQNILNQLIEIRHQKAKNIQLENYRDYMFKKYERFDYSAKDCYELAESIRKYVVPLKDKILLEKKDKLQVDTLRPWDVSAVTPDQKVLKPIANENDLIEKSTHIFNKLDVEFSALLNRMYKHNCLDLTSRKGKAAGGFCEYLPTSQLSYIFMNLNYTQDDIVTFIHEMGHSIHNELIKPLKLRQYIEIPAETAELASMTMELFSLNYWDTFYTDKKDLKQAKINFFKDVISYLPIMLIVDQFQHWLYENPSHTSEERNEKYLQLQKHYQSSVIHIDGYENWIATSWLPVLHIFEVPFYYIEYAIAQLGALQMYKQYKEDPKQALENYKKALSLGSSQSIKEVYDAAGIRFDFSGETIKELMLFVEKELELLEQL